One Burkholderiales bacterium DNA window includes the following coding sequences:
- a CDS encoding acyltransferase, whose amino-acid sequence MSKERVNEIDLLRFVAAKMVLFFHYAFRGNAADDMTTLAYPALAPVAKYGYLGVELFFMISGFVILMTAARGSLRGFVVSRFVRLYPAFWACCTITFLAILAIGAPRFTSSAREYAINMTMLAEFVGVQTMDGAYWSLAVEIRFYAMVAFVLLIGQIRHAQPILIGWLALTVASLALGKFKFLLIADYAPFFIAGATLYLIWERGLSVTRAAMLLASWALAVRESVAQLAEFEQKFHAPISGFTVGVLVTLFFAVMLPIALRRTGSFGARRWVLLGALTYPLYLLHQYIGFMVFNVLHPRLDVHVVFWGTIVLALALAYAVHVLIEKPLAPVLRTALNGCLDAPKRLAIRLKPRAR is encoded by the coding sequence ATGAGCAAGGAACGGGTCAACGAGATCGACCTGCTGCGTTTCGTCGCGGCGAAGATGGTGCTGTTCTTCCACTACGCATTCCGCGGCAACGCCGCGGACGACATGACGACCCTGGCCTACCCCGCGCTGGCGCCGGTCGCCAAGTACGGCTACCTCGGCGTCGAGCTGTTCTTCATGATCAGCGGCTTCGTGATCCTGATGACCGCGGCGCGCGGCAGCCTGCGCGGCTTCGTCGTATCCCGCTTCGTCAGGCTCTATCCCGCCTTCTGGGCGTGCTGCACGATCACCTTCCTCGCCATCCTCGCCATCGGCGCCCCGCGATTCACGTCCTCGGCGCGCGAGTACGCGATCAACATGACCATGCTCGCCGAGTTCGTGGGCGTGCAGACCATGGACGGCGCGTACTGGTCGCTCGCGGTGGAGATCCGCTTCTACGCGATGGTCGCGTTCGTGCTCCTGATCGGCCAGATCCGCCACGCGCAGCCCATCCTGATCGGATGGCTGGCGCTCACCGTCGCTTCGCTGGCGCTCGGCAAGTTCAAGTTCCTGCTGATCGCCGACTACGCGCCGTTCTTCATCGCCGGCGCGACGTTGTATCTGATCTGGGAGCGTGGCCTGTCGGTGACGCGCGCCGCCATGCTCCTCGCATCGTGGGCGCTCGCCGTGCGTGAATCGGTCGCTCAGCTCGCCGAGTTCGAGCAGAAGTTCCATGCGCCGATCAGCGGTTTCACGGTCGGCGTGCTCGTCACGCTCTTCTTCGCCGTCATGCTGCCGATCGCGCTGCGGCGCACCGGCTCGTTCGGCGCCCGCCGCTGGGTGCTGCTCGGCGCGCTGACCTACCCGCTGTACCTGCTGCACCAGTACATCGGCTTCATGGTGTTCAACGTCCTTCACCCGAGGCTGGACGTGCACGTGGTGTTCTGGGGAACGATCGTCCTCGCCCTCGCGCTCGCGTACGCGGTGCACGTGCTGATCGAAAAGCCGCTTGCACCGGTCCTCAGGACGGCGCTCAACGGCTGCCTCGACGCGCCGAAGCGCCTTGCGATCCGCCTCAAGCCGCGCGCGCGCTGA
- a CDS encoding sialate O-acetylesterase has translation MKRAVLAVAALVAVAGAYLAGLHSGYTRDSILQELIALKRAWIPRAGDVDQYERTVRTDRAPIACPEQTPDTLVVIVAGQSNAASVLSRRHVGTARVVNYFRGACYAALDPLVGSSGRAGSVWVEMANLLGRDVVLIPMAVPATKIADWNGRLAPLVDETLRDAKRRYTVTHLAWMQGEGDAGTTPPAAYRAELEKLIARAKAAFPALKFYVSQTTHCFGVERDDGIRQAQKAVTDAARGVLPGPDTDRYTAIEDRSDGCHLAEAGQARVAREWARVLGADQARIVSSPPM, from the coding sequence GTGAAGCGCGCCGTCCTCGCCGTCGCCGCGCTGGTCGCCGTGGCGGGCGCCTATCTCGCGGGCCTCCATTCAGGCTACACGCGCGACTCGATCCTCCAGGAGCTGATCGCTCTGAAGCGCGCATGGATACCGCGCGCCGGAGACGTCGACCAGTACGAGCGCACCGTGCGCACCGATCGTGCGCCTATCGCCTGCCCCGAGCAGACGCCGGACACGCTCGTCGTCATCGTCGCCGGGCAATCCAATGCGGCCTCGGTGCTCTCGCGGCGCCATGTCGGGACTGCGCGCGTGGTCAATTACTTCCGCGGCGCCTGTTACGCTGCGCTCGATCCGCTCGTCGGTTCGAGCGGGCGCGCCGGCAGCGTCTGGGTGGAGATGGCGAACCTGCTGGGACGCGACGTCGTGCTGATCCCGATGGCGGTGCCGGCGACCAAGATCGCCGACTGGAACGGACGGCTCGCGCCGCTCGTCGACGAAACGCTGCGCGACGCGAAGCGGCGCTACACCGTCACGCATCTCGCGTGGATGCAGGGCGAAGGCGATGCCGGTACGACGCCGCCCGCGGCGTATCGCGCGGAGCTCGAGAAGCTCATCGCACGCGCGAAAGCCGCCTTCCCGGCTCTCAAGTTCTACGTGTCGCAGACGACGCACTGCTTCGGCGTCGAGCGCGACGACGGCATACGCCAGGCGCAGAAAGCGGTCACCGATGCCGCGCGCGGCGTGCTGCCGGGACCCGATACCGACCGCTACACCGCGATCGAGGATCGCTCGGACGGGTGTCACCTCGCCGAAGCGGGCCAGGCCAGGGTCGCGCGCGAGTGGGCGCGCGTGCTCGGCGCGGATCAGGCGCGGATCGTCTCCAGCCCGCCCATGTAA
- the serS gene encoding serine--tRNA ligase — protein sequence MLDLQLLRSDLNGVAQRLTDRGYTLDVAGFEALERERKAIQGETQDLQARRNQLTKQIGAMKGKGEDASELMAQVSADADRRKALEETLTQVQARLDEFLGVIPNIPHASVPPGKTSDDNPEVRRVGEPRRFDFPVKDHVDIGAALGMIDFDAAAKIAGARFSVLKGPIARLHRAIAQFMLDVHTSEHGYTEVYVPYMVNAASANGVSSLAKFKDDLFKIEGRDLYLIPTAEYPVTNLVREEILPLSALPMKFVCHSPCFRSEAGSYGKDTRGMIRQHQFDKVELVQIVHPSESYQRHEELTRHAETILERLELPYRTVTLCTGDMGFSSAKTYDLEVWLPGQNAYREISSCSNFEAFQARRMQARFRNEKGKTEFVHTLNGSGLAVGRTLVAILENYQRADGGVDVPAALKPYMGGLETIRA from the coding sequence ATGCTGGACCTACAGTTACTGCGCAGCGATCTGAACGGGGTCGCACAGCGGCTGACCGATCGCGGCTACACGCTCGACGTCGCGGGCTTCGAAGCGCTCGAGAGGGAGCGCAAGGCGATACAGGGCGAGACGCAGGACCTGCAGGCGCGCCGCAATCAGCTCACCAAGCAGATCGGCGCGATGAAGGGCAAGGGCGAGGACGCGTCCGAGCTCATGGCGCAGGTCAGCGCGGACGCCGACCGGCGCAAGGCGCTCGAAGAGACGCTGACGCAGGTGCAGGCGAGGCTCGACGAGTTCCTCGGCGTCATCCCCAACATCCCGCACGCCTCGGTGCCGCCGGGGAAGACGTCCGACGACAACCCCGAAGTGCGCCGCGTCGGCGAGCCGCGCAGGTTCGACTTCCCGGTGAAGGATCACGTCGACATCGGCGCTGCGCTCGGCATGATCGATTTCGACGCCGCGGCGAAGATCGCCGGCGCGCGCTTCTCGGTGCTGAAAGGGCCGATCGCCCGGCTGCATCGCGCGATCGCGCAATTCATGCTCGACGTGCACACCAGCGAGCACGGCTATACCGAGGTCTACGTCCCGTACATGGTGAACGCCGCGAGCGCCAACGGCGTATCCAGCCTCGCCAAGTTCAAGGACGACCTGTTCAAGATCGAAGGCCGCGACCTCTACCTCATCCCGACCGCCGAATATCCGGTGACGAACCTCGTGCGCGAGGAGATCCTGCCGCTCTCCGCGCTGCCGATGAAGTTCGTCTGCCACTCGCCGTGCTTCCGCAGCGAGGCGGGCTCGTACGGCAAGGACACGCGCGGCATGATCCGTCAGCACCAGTTCGACAAGGTCGAGCTCGTGCAGATCGTCCACCCGAGCGAGTCCTACCAGCGCCACGAAGAGCTCACGCGGCATGCCGAAACGATCCTCGAGCGCCTCGAGCTTCCGTATCGCACCGTGACGCTGTGCACCGGCGACATGGGCTTCTCGTCCGCCAAGACCTACGACCTCGAAGTGTGGCTGCCGGGGCAGAACGCGTATCGCGAGATCTCCTCGTGCAGCAACTTCGAAGCGTTCCAGGCGAGGCGCATGCAGGCGCGCTTCCGCAACGAGAAGGGGAAGACCGAATTCGTCCACACGCTCAACGGCTCGGGTCTCGCGGTCGGCCGCACCCTGGTGGCGATCCTGGAGAACTACCAGCGCGCCGACGGCGGCGTCGACGTGCCCGCCGCGCTCAAGCCTTACATGGGCGGGCTGGAGACGATCCGCGCCTGA
- a CDS encoding amidohydrolase family protein, translating into MSVAPPRPYTLQSQDPNTRKPSWNMPAGSCDCHAHVFGPQTRFPYLPNASYIPHDATPEDYARMLTTIGCERAVLVQPSVYGTDNSCMTAALRSGVFAFRGVAVVDADVSDKELKDLHDAGVRGIRINLASETPGLTLEHAPGLAARIKPMGWHLQFFMDLRKLADAEAKLGGLDIDIVVDHFGHVNADDGADAPAFQTLLRLLKRDNVWAKLIGPYFLSKNAPKYPKVTPLARAVVAAAPDRVVWGTDWPHPAVTRQGVAMPNDGDLADLVLEWIPDEALRKKVLADNPARLYRF; encoded by the coding sequence ATGAGCGTTGCACCGCCCCGCCCTTACACTTTGCAGAGCCAGGACCCGAACACGCGCAAGCCGAGCTGGAATATGCCGGCCGGATCGTGCGATTGCCATGCCCACGTATTCGGCCCGCAGACGCGCTTCCCGTACCTGCCGAACGCGTCGTACATCCCGCACGACGCCACGCCCGAAGACTACGCGCGCATGCTCACCACCATCGGCTGCGAGCGCGCGGTGCTGGTGCAGCCGAGCGTCTACGGCACCGACAACAGCTGCATGACGGCGGCGCTGCGCTCGGGCGTGTTCGCGTTTCGCGGCGTCGCGGTGGTCGACGCCGACGTGAGCGACAAAGAGCTCAAGGACCTGCACGATGCCGGCGTGCGCGGCATACGGATCAATCTCGCGTCCGAGACCCCCGGCCTCACGCTCGAGCACGCCCCCGGGCTCGCCGCGCGCATCAAGCCCATGGGCTGGCATCTGCAGTTCTTCATGGACCTGCGCAAGCTCGCCGACGCCGAAGCCAAGCTCGGCGGATTGGACATCGACATCGTCGTCGATCACTTCGGGCACGTGAACGCCGACGACGGCGCGGATGCGCCGGCGTTCCAGACCCTGCTGCGGCTGCTGAAACGCGACAACGTCTGGGCGAAGCTGATCGGGCCTTACTTCCTCTCGAAGAACGCGCCGAAGTATCCGAAGGTCACGCCGCTGGCGCGCGCGGTCGTCGCGGCCGCGCCCGATCGCGTGGTGTGGGGCACCGACTGGCCGCATCCGGCGGTCACGCGGCAGGGGGTGGCGATGCCGAATGACGGCGATCTCGCCGATCTCGTTCTGGAGTGGATACCGGACGAAGCGCTGCGGAAGAAAGTGCTGGCCGACAATCCGGCGCGGTTGTACCGGTTTTAA
- a CDS encoding RDD family protein, which produces MERVGLGLRAVATIIDTALLFVAGYVIAVFTGSTTEGGFRLTGAPAFLWLFAALVYYIVLEALSGATLGKRLVGIRVVRLEGDAPLDWQASVVRNVLRLVDGLFFYLVAAVAVIASKEKQRIGDIVAKTVVVKKGSVP; this is translated from the coding sequence ATGGAACGCGTAGGACTCGGTTTACGCGCGGTCGCGACGATCATCGACACCGCGCTGCTCTTCGTCGCCGGCTACGTCATCGCGGTCTTCACCGGAAGCACGACCGAAGGCGGCTTCCGCCTGACCGGGGCGCCGGCTTTCCTCTGGCTCTTCGCCGCGCTCGTCTACTACATCGTCCTCGAGGCACTATCCGGCGCGACGCTCGGCAAGCGGCTCGTCGGCATCCGCGTCGTCAGGCTCGAAGGCGACGCGCCGCTCGATTGGCAGGCCTCTGTCGTGCGCAACGTGCTGCGGCTGGTCGACGGGCTTTTCTTCTATCTCGTCGCCGCCGTCGCGGTGATCGCGTCGAAGGAGAAGCAGCGCATCGGCGACATCGTCGCGAAGACCGTGGTGGTTAAAAAAGGGAGCGTTCCATGA
- a CDS encoding replication-associated recombination protein A produces MNDLFGQREPAAPLAERLRPRTLDDVVGQSHLLGPGKPLRLAFEARKPHSMILWGPPGVGKTTLARLMAQAFDAEFIALSAVFSGVKDIREAVNRAQLDLQQSGRHTILFVDEVHRFNKAQQDAFLPFVEQGLITFIGATTENPSFEVNSALLSRAAVYVLQPLSDAELDTLVARAREQGGLDLEFTDEARQLVVGYADGDARRLLNILEQLSTAAESAGRKEVDAEFLKSTIAQTLRRFDKGGDAFYDQISALHKSVRGSSPDASLYWLVRMLDGGADPLYLGRRLVRMAAEDIGLADPRALRICLDACETFERLGTPEGELALAEAVIYLAVAPKSNAVYNAYNRARDLVRKDASRPVPEHLRNAPTRLMKQLGYGKEYRYAHDEPDAYAAGERYLPEGMKEPRFYEPTPRGLEGKIGEKMAELRRLDREAKKRD; encoded by the coding sequence GTGAATGACCTCTTCGGCCAGCGTGAGCCCGCGGCGCCGCTCGCCGAGCGCCTGCGGCCGCGCACGCTCGACGACGTCGTCGGGCAGAGCCATCTCCTGGGACCCGGCAAGCCGCTGCGGCTCGCGTTCGAGGCGCGCAAGCCGCACTCGATGATCCTGTGGGGTCCGCCGGGCGTGGGGAAGACCACGCTGGCGCGGCTGATGGCGCAGGCGTTCGACGCCGAGTTCATCGCGCTCTCCGCGGTGTTCTCCGGCGTGAAAGACATCCGCGAAGCGGTCAACCGCGCGCAGCTCGACCTCCAGCAATCGGGCCGTCACACGATCCTGTTCGTCGACGAAGTCCACCGCTTCAACAAGGCGCAGCAGGACGCGTTTCTCCCGTTCGTCGAGCAGGGGCTCATCACCTTCATCGGCGCGACGACCGAGAACCCGTCGTTCGAGGTGAACAGCGCGCTCCTGTCGCGCGCGGCGGTGTACGTGCTCCAGCCTCTGTCCGACGCGGAGCTCGACACCCTGGTCGCGCGCGCCAGAGAGCAGGGCGGGCTCGATCTCGAGTTCACCGACGAAGCGCGGCAGCTCGTCGTCGGCTATGCCGACGGCGACGCGCGACGGCTGCTCAACATTCTCGAGCAGCTTTCGACCGCGGCGGAGAGCGCCGGGCGCAAGGAGGTCGACGCCGAGTTCCTCAAGTCGACGATCGCGCAGACGCTGCGCCGCTTCGACAAGGGCGGCGATGCGTTCTACGACCAGATCTCCGCCCTGCACAAATCGGTGCGCGGCTCGTCGCCCGACGCGTCGCTCTACTGGCTGGTGCGCATGCTCGACGGCGGCGCCGATCCGCTCTACCTCGGACGCCGTCTGGTGCGCATGGCGGCGGAAGACATCGGCCTGGCGGATCCGCGCGCGCTGCGCATCTGCCTCGACGCGTGCGAGACGTTCGAGCGCCTCGGAACGCCCGAAGGCGAGCTGGCACTGGCCGAGGCGGTGATCTATCTCGCGGTCGCGCCGAAGAGCAACGCGGTCTACAACGCTTACAACCGCGCGCGCGATCTGGTGCGCAAGGATGCGTCGCGGCCGGTGCCCGAGCACCTGCGCAACGCCCCGACGCGGCTCATGAAACAGCTGGGCTACGGCAAGGAGTATCGCTATGCGCACGACGAGCCCGACGCCTATGCGGCCGGCGAGCGCTATCTCCCGGAAGGCATGAAAGAGCCCCGGTTCTACGAGCCCACGCCGCGCGGCCTCGAAGGCAAGATCGGGGAGAAGATGGCCGAGCTGCGCAGGCTCGACCGCGAAGCGAAGAAGCGAGACTAG
- the lolA gene encoding outer membrane lipoprotein chaperone LolA — MRNLLWIALFLPTLAFPASVDTLKTMLNQTTTAKGRFAQTVLDKNNKTLQTSTGTMEFSRPGKFRWEYVKPYEQTIVGDGSKLWIYDKDLNQVTVRKLDRALGASPAALLAGSNEIEKAYALKAAGESGGLDWLEAMPRTQDTAFERIRLGFGKGGLEAMELKDQFGQTTMIKFADLERNVKLTPASFTFTPPKGAAVISE; from the coding sequence ATGCGAAACTTATTGTGGATTGCGCTGTTCCTCCCGACGCTGGCTTTCCCGGCGAGCGTCGATACCTTGAAAACGATGCTGAACCAGACGACGACGGCGAAAGGCCGCTTCGCCCAGACGGTGCTCGACAAGAACAACAAGACGCTCCAGACCTCCACCGGCACGATGGAGTTCTCGCGTCCCGGCAAATTCCGCTGGGAGTACGTGAAGCCGTACGAGCAGACGATCGTCGGCGACGGCTCCAAGCTCTGGATCTACGACAAGGACTTGAACCAGGTCACGGTGCGCAAGCTCGATCGCGCGCTCGGCGCGAGCCCCGCGGCGCTGCTCGCCGGCAGCAACGAGATCGAGAAAGCGTACGCGCTCAAGGCCGCGGGCGAGAGCGGCGGGCTCGACTGGCTCGAAGCCATGCCGCGCACCCAGGACACCGCGTTCGAGCGCATCCGCCTGGGTTTCGGCAAAGGCGGGCTGGAGGCGATGGAGCTGAAAGACCAGTTCGGGCAGACGACGATGATCAAGTTCGCCGATCTCGAGCGCAACGTGAAGCTCACGCCGGCGTCGTTCACGTTCACGCCGCCCAAAGGCGCCGCGGTCATCAGTGAATGA
- a CDS encoding DUF4124 domain-containing protein — MVLFALATAAAAQTYKWTDERGVTTYGTKPPPGVKAQPVDTQPRGPAELSPEDQKRVEAEARRRAAIQPPPPPPPAPVAVAPPVRGMPFDTYIRLERGMSEGELVLRAGSPDHVSTEDAPWGYARVYYYMPTATDPFTTVVTLRSGRIERLERTRKF; from the coding sequence GTGGTTTTGTTCGCACTCGCCACAGCCGCCGCCGCCCAGACCTACAAATGGACCGACGAGCGCGGCGTGACCACATACGGCACCAAGCCGCCGCCGGGCGTGAAAGCGCAGCCTGTCGACACCCAGCCGCGCGGCCCCGCCGAGCTCTCGCCGGAAGACCAGAAACGGGTCGAAGCCGAAGCGCGCCGCCGGGCGGCGATCCAGCCGCCGCCGCCACCGCCGCCCGCGCCCGTGGCGGTCGCGCCGCCGGTGCGCGGCATGCCTTTTGATACCTACATCCGGCTCGAGCGCGGCATGAGCGAAGGCGAGCTCGTCCTGCGCGCAGGCAGCCCCGACCACGTCTCGACCGAAGACGCGCCGTGGGGCTATGCCCGGGTCTACTACTACATGCCCACCGCGACCGATCCGTTCACCACCGTGGTGACGCTGCGCAGCGGGCGTATCGAACGTCTCGAACGAACCAGGAAATTCTGA